A single window of Helicobacter pylori NCTC 11637 = CCUG 17874 = ATCC 43504 = JCM 12093 DNA harbors:
- a CDS encoding peroxiredoxin codes for MEKLEVGQLAPDFRLKNSDGVEISLKDLLHKKVVLYFYPKDNTPGCTLEAKDFSALFNEFEKKNAVVVGVSPDNAQSHQKFISQCSLNVILLCDEDKKAANLYKAYGKRMLYGKEHLGIIRSTFIINTQGVLEKCFYNVKAKGHAQKVLESL; via the coding sequence ATGGAAAAATTAGAAGTAGGGCAATTAGCCCCTGATTTCAGGTTGAAAAACAGCGATGGCGTAGAGATTTCTTTAAAAGATTTGCTCCATAAAAAAGTGGTTCTGTATTTCTACCCTAAAGACAACACCCCCGGATGCACTCTAGAAGCCAAAGACTTTAGTGCTCTGTTTAATGAATTTGAAAAGAAAAACGCTGTTGTCGTAGGCGTAAGCCCTGATAACGCTCAATCGCATCAAAAATTTATCAGCCAATGCTCTTTGAATGTGATTTTGCTTTGCGATGAAGATAAAAAAGCCGCCAATCTTTACAAAGCTTATGGCAAACGCATGCTTTATGGGAAGGAGCATTTGGGGATTATCCGCTCCACTTTCATCATCAATACGCAAGGCGTTTTAGAAAAATGCTTCTACAATGTCAAAGCGAAAGGCCATGCTCAAAAGGTTTTAGAGAGTTTGTAG
- a CDS encoding LutC/YkgG family protein: MSKELILKRIKEARAKHAIQGANPIYRNIIKVEFEDLVEEYKHFQVLNKAEVIESAKENLEQAILKALENFKSKKVLHSTDLNLNFGAFKDFTLQPYDKEIEAMREELFEIDTALLHGVCGISSLGMIGAVSSHASPRLLSLITLNCIILLKKESIVRNLSEGVQALKNQSKNGTLPTNMLLIGGPSRTADIELKTVFGVHGPQKVAIILY; encoded by the coding sequence ATGAGTAAAGAGCTTATTTTAAAGCGCATTAAAGAAGCCAGAGCCAAGCATGCCATTCAGGGAGCAAACCCTATTTATAGGAATATCATTAAAGTGGAGTTTGAAGACTTGGTGGAAGAATACAAGCATTTCCAAGTGTTGAATAAAGCTGAAGTCATTGAAAGCGCTAAGGAAAATTTAGAGCAAGCAATCTTAAAGGCTTTAGAAAATTTTAAAAGCAAAAAAGTCTTACACTCCACAGATTTGAATTTGAATTTTGGAGCGTTTAAGGATTTTACTTTGCAGCCTTATGATAAAGAAATTGAAGCGATGCGTGAAGAGTTGTTTGAGATTGATACGGCTTTATTGCATGGGGTTTGTGGGATTTCAAGCTTGGGCATGATTGGGGCGGTTTCTTCGCATGCAAGCCCAAGGTTGCTTTCGCTCATCACCCTTAATTGCATCATCTTATTGAAAAAAGAATCCATTGTGCGCAATTTGAGTGAAGGCGTGCAAGCTTTAAAAAACCAGAGTAAAAACGGCACATTACCCACAAACATGCTCCTTATTGGCGGGCCTAGCCGGACAGCCGATATTGAATTAAAAACCGTTTTTGGAGTGCATGGGCCTCAAAAAGTCGCTATCATTCTCTACTAA